The Vicinamibacterales bacterium genomic interval CCTTGCGCGCATCGCGCCGTATTGTCGAAGCAGAAGGCGAGCTCGGCCGTGTGCCACGCGCCGGCATCCTCGAGCATCGGCGACTGCCAGGTGAAGTAGTAGGTGAACACCGGCGCGCCCTGCTGTTCGTGCTTCATCGTGGCCATGCGCGTGACGTTGTTGCGCATGCCGAGGCCGTTCAGCCCCGCGCCGCTGCACATATATGAGAGCGTTCGAATGCTCTTGTGCGGGTACGCTTTCTTCAGTGCCGCCACCAGCGCGGCGGCCTTCGACTCCCCATAGCTCTTGTTCAGCGTGGCCAGCCATTCCGACTCGGTGGGTCGCGACGACATGCGGTTGCCTTCTTCGCTCACCGAGCCGATCAGCATCGGCACCTGCTTCGAGATCTCGGGCGCGCCCTCGAAGAAGGCGCGCATGGTGACGACGCGGCCGTCGACGGTCGGGCCAAATCCGACGCGGGGCGCCGTGCCGCGATCGGGGATCGGCCCTGTCCCCGCAGACAGCGGAGGGTTCATCTTCGCGACCACGGCATTGCCGACTTCGTTCAGCCTGGCCCATTCCACCTTCTGCAGCGCGGCGATGTCCTTGACGCCGAGCTCCGCAGTGATCCGACGGGCGAGATCTCGCGACTGCTCGAGGCTCGGCGGATTGCCGCCGCCGCCGGATTGCGCGGACGCCGTGTGGATCAGCCCCTTTGCCGACGGCATGCCGAGCAGCGTCGTGACCTTCGAGCCGCCGCCCGACTGGCCGTAGATCATCACGCGGTCCGGGTCGCCTCCGAAGTTCGCGATGTTGTCGCGTACCCAACGCAGCGCCGCCACCAGGTCGGTCATGCCGACGTTGGCCGACTCGGCGTAGGCCGGGCCGCCGAGTTCAGACATGTCGAGGAAGCCGAGCGCGTTGAGGCGATGGTTGACGGTCACCGAGACGACGTCGTGATGACGCGCCATCTGCGCGCCATCCTGCGAGGCCAGCTCGTAGGCCGACCCGAACGTGTAGCCGCCGCCATGGATGTAGAACATGACCGGGCGCCTGGCGGTGAGGCTCGACGTCCAGATGTTCACCTTGAGCATGTCCTCGCTCTGCCAGCCGTCCGTCCACTGGAAGAGGAACGTCTGTTCGCTCACCCAGTCGTGCAGCCGTTGGGGGCAGTTGGCGCCGTAGATCAACGCCGGGTACTCGCCGTCCCAGGGAGTGGGAGGCTTCGCCGGCAACCACCGATTCTCGCCGCCGGTCGGGG includes:
- a CDS encoding carboxylesterase family protein — encoded protein: MPKSSRSNGPELNRRDLLRLSTAAGVGAVIAPYGAFAKTRGGQVAVAASTCSTPRSAVATTQYGKVRGYVEDGVLTFKGVPYGAPTGGENRWLPAKPPTPWDGEYPALIYGANCPQRLHDWVSEQTFLFQWTDGWQSEDMLKVNIWTSSLTARRPVMFYIHGGGYTFGSAYELASQDGAQMARHHDVVSVTVNHRLNALGFLDMSELGGPAYAESANVGMTDLVAALRWVRDNIANFGGDPDRVMIYGQSGGGSKVTTLLGMPSAKGLIHTASAQSGGGGNPPSLEQSRDLARRITAELGVKDIAALQKVEWARLNEVGNAVVAKMNPPLSAGTGPIPDRGTAPRVGFGPTVDGRVVTMRAFFEGAPEISKQVPMLIGSVSEEGNRMSSRPTESEWLATLNKSYGESKAAALVAALKKAYPHKSIRTLSYMCSGAGLNGLGMRNNVTRMATMKHEQQGAPVFTYYFTWQSPMLEDAGAWHTAELAFCFDNTARCAQGTGNGPEAQALATRVATAWANFARTGNPSQPGLPWTPFTPDGCPTMVFDATCGTVNDPEGEARKILLG